A genomic segment from Bradyrhizobium sp. ISRA430 encodes:
- a CDS encoding type II and III secretion system protein family protein, with the protein MTCRVNTAKLRTAVVRALSFSAVAALTLNPMLTPVLAADYRPVTPIAADGQMNARFLSLGVGKSVVIDLPRDIKDVLVADPKIANAVVRSAQRAYIIGATVGQTNIVFFDSAGQQIAAYDIAVKRDLNGARAALKQILPNSDIQIDGLGDGVILTGTAANPIEAQQANDLAARLAGGPDKVVNSIVVRGRDQVMLKVTVAEVARSIVKQLGIDLSANLNYGTSVVTFTNSNPFTALGRNLVDGNNLTAKFGGGPSVQATLRAMETAGVIRTLAEPNLTAISGESATFVAGGEFPVPAGYACDPTTHVCTTQISFKKFGVSLNFTPVVLTEGKISLRVMSEVSELSNENAITLSQAVTSTSVNSLTVPSIKTRRAETSLEIPSGGAMAMAGLIQDQTKQAVSGLPGLMQLPVLGTLFRSRDFVNNQTELVVIVTPYIVRAVAQKDLSRPDDGFAAPADPQAELIGNINRIYGVPGRTDPARNYRGTYGFITD; encoded by the coding sequence ATGACATGCAGGGTCAACACGGCGAAGCTGCGGACCGCGGTGGTCCGCGCCCTGTCGTTTTCCGCCGTGGCCGCGCTGACGCTCAACCCGATGCTTACTCCCGTGCTCGCCGCCGACTACCGCCCCGTGACGCCGATCGCGGCCGACGGCCAGATGAACGCGCGCTTCCTCTCGCTCGGCGTCGGCAAGTCGGTCGTGATCGACCTGCCGCGCGACATCAAGGACGTGCTTGTCGCCGACCCGAAGATCGCCAATGCGGTGGTGCGCTCGGCGCAGCGCGCCTACATCATCGGCGCCACCGTCGGTCAGACCAACATCGTGTTCTTCGATTCCGCCGGCCAGCAGATCGCGGCCTATGACATCGCGGTCAAGCGCGATCTCAACGGCGCTCGCGCCGCGCTGAAGCAGATCCTGCCCAATTCCGACATCCAGATCGACGGCCTCGGCGACGGCGTCATCCTGACCGGTACGGCTGCCAACCCGATCGAGGCGCAGCAGGCCAACGATCTCGCCGCCCGGCTCGCCGGTGGCCCGGACAAGGTGGTGAACTCGATCGTGGTCCGCGGCCGCGATCAGGTCATGCTGAAGGTCACGGTCGCTGAAGTCGCGCGGAGCATCGTCAAGCAGCTCGGCATCGATCTCTCCGCGAATCTCAACTACGGCACGTCGGTGGTGACTTTCACCAACTCCAACCCGTTCACGGCCCTCGGCCGCAATCTCGTGGACGGCAACAATCTGACCGCGAAGTTCGGCGGAGGCCCGTCGGTGCAGGCCACTCTGCGCGCGATGGAGACCGCCGGCGTGATCCGCACGCTGGCCGAGCCGAACCTGACCGCGATCTCGGGTGAATCGGCGACTTTCGTCGCCGGCGGTGAATTTCCGGTGCCGGCCGGCTATGCGTGCGATCCCACCACCCATGTCTGTACTACCCAGATCAGCTTCAAGAAGTTCGGCGTCTCGCTCAACTTCACCCCGGTGGTGCTTACCGAGGGCAAGATCAGCCTGCGGGTGATGAGCGAGGTGTCGGAACTGTCCAACGAAAATGCGATCACGCTGTCGCAGGCCGTGACCTCGACCTCGGTGAACTCGCTGACGGTGCCCTCGATCAAAACCCGGCGCGCGGAGACCTCGCTCGAAATTCCGTCCGGCGGCGCAATGGCGATGGCCGGCCTGATCCAGGATCAGACCAAGCAGGCGGTCAGCGGATTGCCGGGCCTGATGCAGCTTCCGGTTCTTGGAACGCTGTTCCGCAGCCGCGACTTCGTCAACAATCAGACCGAGCTCGTCGTGATCGTGACGCCCTATATCGTGCGCGCGGTGGCGCAGAAGGACCTGTCGCGTCCGGATGACGGCTTTGCCGCACCCGCCGATCCGCAGGCCGAGCTGATCGGCAACATCAATCGCATCTACGGCGTGCCTGGCCGGACCGATCCGGCGCGGAATTATCG